From a region of the Arvicanthis niloticus isolate mArvNil1 chromosome 6, mArvNil1.pat.X, whole genome shotgun sequence genome:
- the Nsmf gene encoding NMDA receptor synaptonuclear signaling and neuronal migration factor isoform X4 — MGAAASRRRALRSEAMSSVAAKVRAARAFGEYLSQSHPENRNGADHLLADAYSGHDGSPEMQPAPQNKRRLSLVSNGRYEGSISDEAVSGKPATEGPQPHVYTISREPALLPGSEAEAIELAVVKGRRQRERHTHHHSQPLRGSPGSSREDISRPCQSWAGSRQGSKECPGCAQLVPGPSPRAFGLEQPPLPEASGRHKKLERMYSVDGVSDDVPIRTWFPKENLFSFQTATTTMQANFRKHLRMVGSRRVKAQTFAERRERSFSRSWSDPTPMKADTSHDSRDSSDLQNSHCTLDEACEDLDWDTERGLEAVACDTEGFLPPKVMLISSKVPKAEYIPTIIRRDDPSIIPILYDHEHATFEDILDEIEKKLNIYHKGAKIWKMLIFCQGGPGHLYLLKNKVATFAKVEKEEDMIHFWKRLSRLMSKVNPEPNVIHIMGCYILGNPNGEKLFQNLRTLMTPYKVTFESPLELSAQGKQMIETYFDFRLYRLWKSRQHSKLLDFDDVL, encoded by the exons ATGGGTGCCGCCGCCTCCAGGAGGAGGGCGCTGAGGAGCGAGGCCATGTCCTCGGTAGCGGCCAAAGTAAG AGCAGCCCGAGCGTTTGGAGAGTACCTGTCCCAGAGTCACCCTGAGAACCGCAACGGTGCAG ACCACCTGCTGGCTGACGCCTACTCTGGCCACGACGGGTCCCCAGAGATGCAGCCTGCACCCCAGAACAAGCGCCGCCTCTCCCTCGTCTCCAATGGCCGCTATGAGGGCAGCATCTCGGATGAGGCAGTCAGCGGGAAGCCGGCTACAGAGGGCCCCCAGCCCCATGTGTACACCATCTCCAGAGAGCCAGCCCTTCTGCCTGGCTCTGAAGCTGAAGCCATTGAGCTAGCAGTGGTgaaagggaggaggcagagggagcgGCACACTCACCACCATAGCCAGCCCCTGCGTGGCAGCCCAGGCAGCAGCCGTGAGGACATCAGTAGGCCCTGCCAAAGCTGGGCAGGAAGCCGCCAGGGCTCCAAAGAATGCCCAGGATGTGCCCAGCTGGTCCCTGGTCCCTCCCCTCGGGCCTTTGGGCTGGAACAGCCACCTCTACCTGAGGCTTCTGGCCGCCACAAGAAGCTGGAAAGGATGTATAGTGTTGATGGAGTGTCTG ACGATGTCCCCATCCGTACCTGGTTCCCCAAGGAAAACCTTTTCAGCTTCCAGACGGCAACCACAACTATGCAAGC GAACTTCCGCAAACACTTACGCATGGTTGGCAGTCGGCGGGTGAAGGCCCAGA CGTTCGCTGAGCGGCGCGAACGGAGCTTCAGCCGGTCCTGGAGCGACCCCACCCCTATGAAAGCCGACACTTCCCACGACTCCCGAGACA GCAGTGACCTACAGAACTCACACTGCACCCTGGATGAGGCTTGTGAGGACCTGGACTGGGACACAGAGAGAGGCCTGGAGGCCGTGGCCTGCGACACTGAGGGCTTCTTGCCACCCAAGGTCATG CTCATCTCCTCCAAGGTGCCAAAAGCCGAGTACATCCCCACCATTATCCGCAGAGACGACCCGTCCATCATTCCCATCCTCTAC GACCATGAGCATGCAACGTTCGAGGACATCCTGG ACGAGATAGAGAAGAAACTGAACATCTATCACAAGGGGGCCAAGATCTGGAAGATGCTGATTTTCTGCCAG GGCGGCCCTGGACACCTTTATTTGCTCAAGAACAAGGTGGCCACCTTTGCCaaagtggagaaagaagaggacatgatcca CTTCTGGAAGAGGTTGAGCCGCCTGATGAGCAAAGTGAACCCCGAGCCGAATGTCATCCATATCATGGGCTGCTACATTTTGGGGAACCCTAATGGGGAGAAG CTATTCCAGAACCTCAGGACCCTCATGACCCCTTACAAGGTCACCTTTGAGTCACCCCTGGAGCTATCTGCCCAAG gGAAGCAGATGATTGAGACGTACTTTGACTTCCGGCTGTACCGCCTGTGGAAGAGCCGCCAGCACTCAAAGCTGCTGGACTTTGATGATGTCCTGTGA
- the Nsmf gene encoding NMDA receptor synaptonuclear signaling and neuronal migration factor isoform X7: MGAAASRRRALRSEAMSSVAAKVRAARAFGEYLSQSHPENRNGADHLLADAYSGHDGSPEMQPAPQNKRRLSLVSNGRYEGSISDEAVSGKPATEGPQPHVYTISREPALLPGSEAEAIELAVVKGRRQRERHTHHHSQPLRGSPGSSREDISRPCQSWAGSRQGSKECPGCAQLVPGPSPRAFGLEQPPLPEASGRHKKLERMYSVDGVSDDVPIRTWFPKENLFSFQTATTTMQAISNFRKHLRMVGSRRVKAQSSDLQNSHCTLDEACEDLDWDTERGLEAVACDTEGFLPPKVMLISSKVPKAEYIPTIIRRDDPSIIPILYDHEHATFEDILDEIEKKLNIYHKGAKIWKMLIFCQGGPGHLYLLKNKVATFAKVEKEEDMIHFWKRLSRLMSKVNPEPNVIHIMGCYILGNPNGEKLFQNLRTLMTPYKVTFESPLELSAQGKQMIETYFDFRLYRLWKSRQHSKLLDFDDVL, translated from the exons ATGGGTGCCGCCGCCTCCAGGAGGAGGGCGCTGAGGAGCGAGGCCATGTCCTCGGTAGCGGCCAAAGTAAG AGCAGCCCGAGCGTTTGGAGAGTACCTGTCCCAGAGTCACCCTGAGAACCGCAACGGTGCAG ACCACCTGCTGGCTGACGCCTACTCTGGCCACGACGGGTCCCCAGAGATGCAGCCTGCACCCCAGAACAAGCGCCGCCTCTCCCTCGTCTCCAATGGCCGCTATGAGGGCAGCATCTCGGATGAGGCAGTCAGCGGGAAGCCGGCTACAGAGGGCCCCCAGCCCCATGTGTACACCATCTCCAGAGAGCCAGCCCTTCTGCCTGGCTCTGAAGCTGAAGCCATTGAGCTAGCAGTGGTgaaagggaggaggcagagggagcgGCACACTCACCACCATAGCCAGCCCCTGCGTGGCAGCCCAGGCAGCAGCCGTGAGGACATCAGTAGGCCCTGCCAAAGCTGGGCAGGAAGCCGCCAGGGCTCCAAAGAATGCCCAGGATGTGCCCAGCTGGTCCCTGGTCCCTCCCCTCGGGCCTTTGGGCTGGAACAGCCACCTCTACCTGAGGCTTCTGGCCGCCACAAGAAGCTGGAAAGGATGTATAGTGTTGATGGAGTGTCTG ACGATGTCCCCATCCGTACCTGGTTCCCCAAGGAAAACCTTTTCAGCTTCCAGACGGCAACCACAACTATGCAAGC CATCTC GAACTTCCGCAAACACTTACGCATGGTTGGCAGTCGGCGGGTGAAGGCCCAGA GCAGTGACCTACAGAACTCACACTGCACCCTGGATGAGGCTTGTGAGGACCTGGACTGGGACACAGAGAGAGGCCTGGAGGCCGTGGCCTGCGACACTGAGGGCTTCTTGCCACCCAAGGTCATG CTCATCTCCTCCAAGGTGCCAAAAGCCGAGTACATCCCCACCATTATCCGCAGAGACGACCCGTCCATCATTCCCATCCTCTAC GACCATGAGCATGCAACGTTCGAGGACATCCTGG ACGAGATAGAGAAGAAACTGAACATCTATCACAAGGGGGCCAAGATCTGGAAGATGCTGATTTTCTGCCAG GGCGGCCCTGGACACCTTTATTTGCTCAAGAACAAGGTGGCCACCTTTGCCaaagtggagaaagaagaggacatgatcca CTTCTGGAAGAGGTTGAGCCGCCTGATGAGCAAAGTGAACCCCGAGCCGAATGTCATCCATATCATGGGCTGCTACATTTTGGGGAACCCTAATGGGGAGAAG CTATTCCAGAACCTCAGGACCCTCATGACCCCTTACAAGGTCACCTTTGAGTCACCCCTGGAGCTATCTGCCCAAG gGAAGCAGATGATTGAGACGTACTTTGACTTCCGGCTGTACCGCCTGTGGAAGAGCCGCCAGCACTCAAAGCTGCTGGACTTTGATGATGTCCTGTGA
- the Nsmf gene encoding NMDA receptor synaptonuclear signaling and neuronal migration factor isoform X3 has protein sequence MGAAASRRRALRSEAMSSVAAKVRAARAFGEYLSQSHPENRNGADHLLADAYSGHDGSPEMQPAPQNKRRLSLVSNGRYEGSISDEAVSGKPATEGPQPHVYTISREPALLPGSEAEAIELAVVKGRRQRERHTHHHSQPLRGSPGSSREDISRPCQSWAGSRQGSKECPGCAQLVPGPSPRAFGLEQPPLPEASGRHKKLERMYSVDGVSDDVPIRTWFPKENLFSFQTATTTMQAISNFRKHLRMVGSRRVKAQTFAERRERSFSRSWSDPTPMKADTSHDSRDSSDLQNSHCTLDEACEDLDWDTERGLEAVACDTEGFLPPKVMLISSKVPKAEYIPTIIRRDDPSIIPILYDHEHATFEDILDEIEKKLNIYHKGAKIWKMLIFCQGGPGHLYLLKNKVATFAKVEKEEDMIHFWKRLSRLMSKVNPEPNVIHIMGCYILGNPNGEKLFQNLRTLMTPYKVTFESPLELSAQGKQMIETYFDFRLYRLWKSRQHSKLLDFDDVL, from the exons ATGGGTGCCGCCGCCTCCAGGAGGAGGGCGCTGAGGAGCGAGGCCATGTCCTCGGTAGCGGCCAAAGTAAG AGCAGCCCGAGCGTTTGGAGAGTACCTGTCCCAGAGTCACCCTGAGAACCGCAACGGTGCAG ACCACCTGCTGGCTGACGCCTACTCTGGCCACGACGGGTCCCCAGAGATGCAGCCTGCACCCCAGAACAAGCGCCGCCTCTCCCTCGTCTCCAATGGCCGCTATGAGGGCAGCATCTCGGATGAGGCAGTCAGCGGGAAGCCGGCTACAGAGGGCCCCCAGCCCCATGTGTACACCATCTCCAGAGAGCCAGCCCTTCTGCCTGGCTCTGAAGCTGAAGCCATTGAGCTAGCAGTGGTgaaagggaggaggcagagggagcgGCACACTCACCACCATAGCCAGCCCCTGCGTGGCAGCCCAGGCAGCAGCCGTGAGGACATCAGTAGGCCCTGCCAAAGCTGGGCAGGAAGCCGCCAGGGCTCCAAAGAATGCCCAGGATGTGCCCAGCTGGTCCCTGGTCCCTCCCCTCGGGCCTTTGGGCTGGAACAGCCACCTCTACCTGAGGCTTCTGGCCGCCACAAGAAGCTGGAAAGGATGTATAGTGTTGATGGAGTGTCTG ACGATGTCCCCATCCGTACCTGGTTCCCCAAGGAAAACCTTTTCAGCTTCCAGACGGCAACCACAACTATGCAAGC CATCTC GAACTTCCGCAAACACTTACGCATGGTTGGCAGTCGGCGGGTGAAGGCCCAGA CGTTCGCTGAGCGGCGCGAACGGAGCTTCAGCCGGTCCTGGAGCGACCCCACCCCTATGAAAGCCGACACTTCCCACGACTCCCGAGACA GCAGTGACCTACAGAACTCACACTGCACCCTGGATGAGGCTTGTGAGGACCTGGACTGGGACACAGAGAGAGGCCTGGAGGCCGTGGCCTGCGACACTGAGGGCTTCTTGCCACCCAAGGTCATG CTCATCTCCTCCAAGGTGCCAAAAGCCGAGTACATCCCCACCATTATCCGCAGAGACGACCCGTCCATCATTCCCATCCTCTAC GACCATGAGCATGCAACGTTCGAGGACATCCTGG ACGAGATAGAGAAGAAACTGAACATCTATCACAAGGGGGCCAAGATCTGGAAGATGCTGATTTTCTGCCAG GGCGGCCCTGGACACCTTTATTTGCTCAAGAACAAGGTGGCCACCTTTGCCaaagtggagaaagaagaggacatgatcca CTTCTGGAAGAGGTTGAGCCGCCTGATGAGCAAAGTGAACCCCGAGCCGAATGTCATCCATATCATGGGCTGCTACATTTTGGGGAACCCTAATGGGGAGAAG CTATTCCAGAACCTCAGGACCCTCATGACCCCTTACAAGGTCACCTTTGAGTCACCCCTGGAGCTATCTGCCCAAG gGAAGCAGATGATTGAGACGTACTTTGACTTCCGGCTGTACCGCCTGTGGAAGAGCCGCCAGCACTCAAAGCTGCTGGACTTTGATGATGTCCTGTGA
- the Nsmf gene encoding NMDA receptor synaptonuclear signaling and neuronal migration factor isoform X5 produces MGAAASRRRALRSEAMSSVAAKVRAARAFGEYLSQSHPENRNGADHLLADAYSGHDGSPEMQPAPQNKRRLSLVSNGRYEGSISDEAVSGKPATEGPQPHVYTISREPALLPGSEAEAIELAVVKGRRQRERHTHHHSQPLRGSPGSSREDISRPCQSWAGSRQGSKECPGCAQLVPGPSPRAFGLEQPPLPEASGRHKKLERMYSVDGVSDDVPIRTWFPKENLFSFQTATTTMQAISVFRGYAERKRRKWENDSASVIQRNFRKHLRMVGSRRVKAQSSDLQNSHCTLDEACEDLDWDTERGLEAVACDTEGFLPPKVMLISSKVPKAEYIPTIIRRDDPSIIPILYDHEHATFEDILDEIEKKLNIYHKGAKIWKMLIFCQGGPGHLYLLKNKVATFAKVEKEEDMIHFWKRLSRLMSKVNPEPNVIHIMGCYILGNPNGEKLFQNLRTLMTPYKVTFESPLELSAQGKQMIETYFDFRLYRLWKSRQHSKLLDFDDVL; encoded by the exons ATGGGTGCCGCCGCCTCCAGGAGGAGGGCGCTGAGGAGCGAGGCCATGTCCTCGGTAGCGGCCAAAGTAAG AGCAGCCCGAGCGTTTGGAGAGTACCTGTCCCAGAGTCACCCTGAGAACCGCAACGGTGCAG ACCACCTGCTGGCTGACGCCTACTCTGGCCACGACGGGTCCCCAGAGATGCAGCCTGCACCCCAGAACAAGCGCCGCCTCTCCCTCGTCTCCAATGGCCGCTATGAGGGCAGCATCTCGGATGAGGCAGTCAGCGGGAAGCCGGCTACAGAGGGCCCCCAGCCCCATGTGTACACCATCTCCAGAGAGCCAGCCCTTCTGCCTGGCTCTGAAGCTGAAGCCATTGAGCTAGCAGTGGTgaaagggaggaggcagagggagcgGCACACTCACCACCATAGCCAGCCCCTGCGTGGCAGCCCAGGCAGCAGCCGTGAGGACATCAGTAGGCCCTGCCAAAGCTGGGCAGGAAGCCGCCAGGGCTCCAAAGAATGCCCAGGATGTGCCCAGCTGGTCCCTGGTCCCTCCCCTCGGGCCTTTGGGCTGGAACAGCCACCTCTACCTGAGGCTTCTGGCCGCCACAAGAAGCTGGAAAGGATGTATAGTGTTGATGGAGTGTCTG ACGATGTCCCCATCCGTACCTGGTTCCCCAAGGAAAACCTTTTCAGCTTCCAGACGGCAACCACAACTATGCAAGC CATCTC GGTATTCAGGGGCTACGCGGAGAGGAAGCGTCGGAAATGGGAGAATGATTCCGCGTCTGTAATCCAGAG GAACTTCCGCAAACACTTACGCATGGTTGGCAGTCGGCGGGTGAAGGCCCAGA GCAGTGACCTACAGAACTCACACTGCACCCTGGATGAGGCTTGTGAGGACCTGGACTGGGACACAGAGAGAGGCCTGGAGGCCGTGGCCTGCGACACTGAGGGCTTCTTGCCACCCAAGGTCATG CTCATCTCCTCCAAGGTGCCAAAAGCCGAGTACATCCCCACCATTATCCGCAGAGACGACCCGTCCATCATTCCCATCCTCTAC GACCATGAGCATGCAACGTTCGAGGACATCCTGG ACGAGATAGAGAAGAAACTGAACATCTATCACAAGGGGGCCAAGATCTGGAAGATGCTGATTTTCTGCCAG GGCGGCCCTGGACACCTTTATTTGCTCAAGAACAAGGTGGCCACCTTTGCCaaagtggagaaagaagaggacatgatcca CTTCTGGAAGAGGTTGAGCCGCCTGATGAGCAAAGTGAACCCCGAGCCGAATGTCATCCATATCATGGGCTGCTACATTTTGGGGAACCCTAATGGGGAGAAG CTATTCCAGAACCTCAGGACCCTCATGACCCCTTACAAGGTCACCTTTGAGTCACCCCTGGAGCTATCTGCCCAAG gGAAGCAGATGATTGAGACGTACTTTGACTTCCGGCTGTACCGCCTGTGGAAGAGCCGCCAGCACTCAAAGCTGCTGGACTTTGATGATGTCCTGTGA
- the Nsmf gene encoding NMDA receptor synaptonuclear signaling and neuronal migration factor isoform X1 — translation MGAAASRRRALRSEAMSSVAAKVRAARAFGEYLSQSHPENRNGADHLLADAYSGHDGSPEMQPAPQNKRRLSLVSNGRYEGSISDEAVSGKPATEGPQPHVYTISREPALLPGSEAEAIELAVVKGRRQRERHTHHHSQPLRGSPGSSREDISRPCQSWAGSRQGSKECPGCAQLVPGPSPRAFGLEQPPLPEASGRHKKLERMYSVDGVSDDVPIRTWFPKENLFSFQTATTTMQAISVFRGYAERKRRKWENDSASVIQRNFRKHLRMVGSRRVKAQTFAERRERSFSRSWSDPTPMKADTSHDSRDSSDLQNSHCTLDEACEDLDWDTERGLEAVACDTEGFLPPKVMLISSKVPKAEYIPTIIRRDDPSIIPILYDHEHATFEDILDEIEKKLNIYHKGAKIWKMLIFCQGGPGHLYLLKNKVATFAKVEKEEDMIHFWKRLSRLMSKVNPEPNVIHIMGCYILGNPNGEKLFQNLRTLMTPYKVTFESPLELSAQGKQMIETYFDFRLYRLWKSRQHSKLLDFDDVL, via the exons ATGGGTGCCGCCGCCTCCAGGAGGAGGGCGCTGAGGAGCGAGGCCATGTCCTCGGTAGCGGCCAAAGTAAG AGCAGCCCGAGCGTTTGGAGAGTACCTGTCCCAGAGTCACCCTGAGAACCGCAACGGTGCAG ACCACCTGCTGGCTGACGCCTACTCTGGCCACGACGGGTCCCCAGAGATGCAGCCTGCACCCCAGAACAAGCGCCGCCTCTCCCTCGTCTCCAATGGCCGCTATGAGGGCAGCATCTCGGATGAGGCAGTCAGCGGGAAGCCGGCTACAGAGGGCCCCCAGCCCCATGTGTACACCATCTCCAGAGAGCCAGCCCTTCTGCCTGGCTCTGAAGCTGAAGCCATTGAGCTAGCAGTGGTgaaagggaggaggcagagggagcgGCACACTCACCACCATAGCCAGCCCCTGCGTGGCAGCCCAGGCAGCAGCCGTGAGGACATCAGTAGGCCCTGCCAAAGCTGGGCAGGAAGCCGCCAGGGCTCCAAAGAATGCCCAGGATGTGCCCAGCTGGTCCCTGGTCCCTCCCCTCGGGCCTTTGGGCTGGAACAGCCACCTCTACCTGAGGCTTCTGGCCGCCACAAGAAGCTGGAAAGGATGTATAGTGTTGATGGAGTGTCTG ACGATGTCCCCATCCGTACCTGGTTCCCCAAGGAAAACCTTTTCAGCTTCCAGACGGCAACCACAACTATGCAAGC CATCTC GGTATTCAGGGGCTACGCGGAGAGGAAGCGTCGGAAATGGGAGAATGATTCCGCGTCTGTAATCCAGAG GAACTTCCGCAAACACTTACGCATGGTTGGCAGTCGGCGGGTGAAGGCCCAGA CGTTCGCTGAGCGGCGCGAACGGAGCTTCAGCCGGTCCTGGAGCGACCCCACCCCTATGAAAGCCGACACTTCCCACGACTCCCGAGACA GCAGTGACCTACAGAACTCACACTGCACCCTGGATGAGGCTTGTGAGGACCTGGACTGGGACACAGAGAGAGGCCTGGAGGCCGTGGCCTGCGACACTGAGGGCTTCTTGCCACCCAAGGTCATG CTCATCTCCTCCAAGGTGCCAAAAGCCGAGTACATCCCCACCATTATCCGCAGAGACGACCCGTCCATCATTCCCATCCTCTAC GACCATGAGCATGCAACGTTCGAGGACATCCTGG ACGAGATAGAGAAGAAACTGAACATCTATCACAAGGGGGCCAAGATCTGGAAGATGCTGATTTTCTGCCAG GGCGGCCCTGGACACCTTTATTTGCTCAAGAACAAGGTGGCCACCTTTGCCaaagtggagaaagaagaggacatgatcca CTTCTGGAAGAGGTTGAGCCGCCTGATGAGCAAAGTGAACCCCGAGCCGAATGTCATCCATATCATGGGCTGCTACATTTTGGGGAACCCTAATGGGGAGAAG CTATTCCAGAACCTCAGGACCCTCATGACCCCTTACAAGGTCACCTTTGAGTCACCCCTGGAGCTATCTGCCCAAG gGAAGCAGATGATTGAGACGTACTTTGACTTCCGGCTGTACCGCCTGTGGAAGAGCCGCCAGCACTCAAAGCTGCTGGACTTTGATGATGTCCTGTGA
- the Nsmf gene encoding NMDA receptor synaptonuclear signaling and neuronal migration factor isoform X2 produces MGAAASRRRALRSEAMSSVAAKVRAARAFGEYLSQSHPENRNGADHLLADAYSGHDGSPEMQPAPQNKRRLSLVSNGRYEGSISDEAVSGKPATEGPQPHVYTISREPALLPGSEAEAIELAVVKGRRQRERHTHHHSQPLRGSPGSSREDISRPCQSWAGSRQGSKECPGCAQLVPGPSPRAFGLEQPPLPEASGRHKKLERMYSVDGVSDDVPIRTWFPKENLFSFQTATTTMQAVFRGYAERKRRKWENDSASVIQRNFRKHLRMVGSRRVKAQTFAERRERSFSRSWSDPTPMKADTSHDSRDSSDLQNSHCTLDEACEDLDWDTERGLEAVACDTEGFLPPKVMLISSKVPKAEYIPTIIRRDDPSIIPILYDHEHATFEDILDEIEKKLNIYHKGAKIWKMLIFCQGGPGHLYLLKNKVATFAKVEKEEDMIHFWKRLSRLMSKVNPEPNVIHIMGCYILGNPNGEKLFQNLRTLMTPYKVTFESPLELSAQGKQMIETYFDFRLYRLWKSRQHSKLLDFDDVL; encoded by the exons ATGGGTGCCGCCGCCTCCAGGAGGAGGGCGCTGAGGAGCGAGGCCATGTCCTCGGTAGCGGCCAAAGTAAG AGCAGCCCGAGCGTTTGGAGAGTACCTGTCCCAGAGTCACCCTGAGAACCGCAACGGTGCAG ACCACCTGCTGGCTGACGCCTACTCTGGCCACGACGGGTCCCCAGAGATGCAGCCTGCACCCCAGAACAAGCGCCGCCTCTCCCTCGTCTCCAATGGCCGCTATGAGGGCAGCATCTCGGATGAGGCAGTCAGCGGGAAGCCGGCTACAGAGGGCCCCCAGCCCCATGTGTACACCATCTCCAGAGAGCCAGCCCTTCTGCCTGGCTCTGAAGCTGAAGCCATTGAGCTAGCAGTGGTgaaagggaggaggcagagggagcgGCACACTCACCACCATAGCCAGCCCCTGCGTGGCAGCCCAGGCAGCAGCCGTGAGGACATCAGTAGGCCCTGCCAAAGCTGGGCAGGAAGCCGCCAGGGCTCCAAAGAATGCCCAGGATGTGCCCAGCTGGTCCCTGGTCCCTCCCCTCGGGCCTTTGGGCTGGAACAGCCACCTCTACCTGAGGCTTCTGGCCGCCACAAGAAGCTGGAAAGGATGTATAGTGTTGATGGAGTGTCTG ACGATGTCCCCATCCGTACCTGGTTCCCCAAGGAAAACCTTTTCAGCTTCCAGACGGCAACCACAACTATGCAAGC GGTATTCAGGGGCTACGCGGAGAGGAAGCGTCGGAAATGGGAGAATGATTCCGCGTCTGTAATCCAGAG GAACTTCCGCAAACACTTACGCATGGTTGGCAGTCGGCGGGTGAAGGCCCAGA CGTTCGCTGAGCGGCGCGAACGGAGCTTCAGCCGGTCCTGGAGCGACCCCACCCCTATGAAAGCCGACACTTCCCACGACTCCCGAGACA GCAGTGACCTACAGAACTCACACTGCACCCTGGATGAGGCTTGTGAGGACCTGGACTGGGACACAGAGAGAGGCCTGGAGGCCGTGGCCTGCGACACTGAGGGCTTCTTGCCACCCAAGGTCATG CTCATCTCCTCCAAGGTGCCAAAAGCCGAGTACATCCCCACCATTATCCGCAGAGACGACCCGTCCATCATTCCCATCCTCTAC GACCATGAGCATGCAACGTTCGAGGACATCCTGG ACGAGATAGAGAAGAAACTGAACATCTATCACAAGGGGGCCAAGATCTGGAAGATGCTGATTTTCTGCCAG GGCGGCCCTGGACACCTTTATTTGCTCAAGAACAAGGTGGCCACCTTTGCCaaagtggagaaagaagaggacatgatcca CTTCTGGAAGAGGTTGAGCCGCCTGATGAGCAAAGTGAACCCCGAGCCGAATGTCATCCATATCATGGGCTGCTACATTTTGGGGAACCCTAATGGGGAGAAG CTATTCCAGAACCTCAGGACCCTCATGACCCCTTACAAGGTCACCTTTGAGTCACCCCTGGAGCTATCTGCCCAAG gGAAGCAGATGATTGAGACGTACTTTGACTTCCGGCTGTACCGCCTGTGGAAGAGCCGCCAGCACTCAAAGCTGCTGGACTTTGATGATGTCCTGTGA